In a genomic window of Chengkuizengella sediminis:
- a CDS encoding TetR/AcrR family transcriptional regulator → MGNKVDLRITRTRKLIRGAFLKLIQQKGFDSITIQNIADEAMINRATFYLHYQDKYDLLEQMMDSVLNELMNIYDPKNHIEKKQIKIKKIQMTVQKVYENVEKHRSFYQVMFGEHGIYDFRNKLEDVIVRKFEDNLIELGMDDTDFKIPKKIYIHFASSAFVGMVDWWLKEKEYPSPEEMSFMMTQIILKGPTSAAGLVIDNNL, encoded by the coding sequence ATGGGAAACAAAGTGGATCTTCGGATCACAAGAACAAGGAAATTAATTAGGGGCGCATTTTTAAAGTTGATCCAGCAAAAAGGCTTTGACAGTATCACAATCCAAAACATTGCAGATGAAGCAATGATAAACCGAGCAACATTTTATTTACATTATCAAGACAAGTATGATTTATTGGAACAAATGATGGATTCCGTTCTAAATGAACTTATGAATATCTATGATCCTAAAAACCATATTGAAAAAAAACAGATAAAAATCAAAAAAATACAAATGACCGTACAGAAGGTTTATGAAAATGTTGAAAAGCATCGTTCCTTTTATCAAGTCATGTTTGGTGAACACGGGATCTATGATTTTAGAAATAAGCTAGAGGATGTCATTGTCCGTAAATTTGAAGATAATTTAATTGAACTAGGAATGGACGATACGGATTTTAAAATTCCAAAAAAAATATATATTCATTTTGCTAGTTCCGCTTTTGTTGGTATGGTTGATTGGTGGTTAAAAGAGAAAGAATATCCTTCTCCAGAGGAAATGTCTTTCATGATGACTCAAATTATTTTAAAAGGACCTACGAGTGCTGCGGGGTTGGTAATTGATAATAATTTGTAA
- a CDS encoding tautomerase family protein, which produces MPYINLQITKGATRDQKAKIVKEFTETLVNVLGKNPEHTHIVIQEIEDENWGFSGILTDDFRKQ; this is translated from the coding sequence ATGCCATACATAAATCTTCAAATAACAAAAGGAGCTACTCGTGATCAAAAAGCTAAAATCGTAAAAGAGTTTACGGAAACGCTAGTAAATGTACTCGGTAAAAATCCAGAACATACGCATATTGTAATCCAAGAAATTGAGGATGAAAATTGGGGTTTTTCTGGAATTTTAACGGATGACTTTCGAAAACAGTAA